In Candidatus Hydrogenedens sp., the DNA window TCTAATAAATGCAATTCCCAATAAATATCTCCCAAGCATCTCCACATTCTAACCGCCTCTTTATCAGAAACTTTTTTTCTGATTGCCATTTGAAAACATTGGAATGCAGGTTTTAACCAATTTTCCCCTTTTTTCATATTATTAAATCCTAACCGAACCCATAGGTCACCGTTTTCAGGATGTTTTTTTACAATATCTTCCAGAACTTCTGCAGATAAATCATAATCCCCTTGAAGTTCAAGAACATCTAAATAAACAAATATCCCCTCCTGAATATCTGTATTTCGAATATTCACCTGCTCTAACATATTTCTTGCATCACTCAAAAGAGAATTTCTTTTAATTTTCAATTCGGCTAATCGGCTTTGTGCAGAAGGATTCTGGACTAAACTCTGTATTTGTTTTTGAACCTCATGATATTCTCCAACCTTAGCCTTTGCAAGAGTAATGGTAGTTGCAATATCACCACTTTTTAAACAACCCAATATAATAAATGGCAATATAACAATAATTATCTCTGGGTACCAAATAAAACATTTCTGTCCCAAATTAACATCTCCATTCGTTCCAACAAAGGGCTAAAAGTTGAAGGATTTAGTGCACACACAGGCACACCATCATACTGTTGAATAAGTCCCTGAACTATCTCGGAATTGGCTTTGTCAATTTTATTTAAAACATTAATCCGTGGTTTGGTATCCAACTCCAAATCTCGTAATAGTTTAACAACCGTATCATGTTTTTCTTCCACATCTTCTGATGATACATCCAGCACATGCAATAACAAATCAGCATCATTTATTTCTTCAAACGTGGTTCGAAATGCTGACATTAAATCTTTCGGCAAATTTCTTATAAAACCTACGGTATCAATAATAATTACCTCTCGTTCTCGTGGAAATCGTAATCGCCTTGAAACAGGGTTTAATGTAGCAAATAAGAAATCCTCAGCTATGACAGAACTATTGGTTAGATTATTTAACAACGTTGATTTTCCAGCATTTGTATATCCTACAATTGCAACAGTTGGTACTTGACGAACTGTTCGAACCTGTCTACGGAGTTCTCTTCTTCTGCCTAATTCCTTCACCTCTTGTTCTAAATGAGCAATTCGGTCTCTTGCACGTCTTCTATCAATTTCGAGTTTTGTTTCCCCAGGTCCTCTACCTCCAATCCCACCAGTTAACCTGGAAAGGGCTGTTTGTTTTATACCCAAAAATGGGAATAGATATTTCAATTGAGCCAGTTCAACCTGAATTTTACCTTCACGAGTTACTGCGTGTTGAGCAAAAATATCTAATATGACTTGTGTCCGATCTAATATTTTTAAGTCTGTAAAATCTGATAGTGCCTTCACATGTGATGGTGTTAAATTTTGGTCGAAAACGAGCATATCAGCCCCTAATTGAACAGCACGTATTAATATATATTTCAGTTTGCCCTGTCCCATTACATATTTAGGGTCTGGTGGTCTCCTTTGGATTACTTTGTCTAATACTTTAATTCCTGCACTTTTTGCCAATTCTGTAAGTTCTTGAACTGAATCTTCTATCACCGACAACGGTTGAGTAGAAACGTGAATTAAAATAGCGTTATCACCCTTTAAGTTCGCTTTTACAAATATACGATTTCGTTCCAATTCTTCTTCGAGCGAACGGATTAATTCTAAAAAATCATCTTTTAACTCATATACCGTAGTTGGGGGATAAATTCGCCACGGTTTATTCTCATCGTTTGCAGGTAATAAATGTGCAAAATGTATCTTTCTTGGTAGTGCATTTTCATCCACTTCGAGCACTGCAACTCCATCAAGCCGATAAATTGCCAAATAACTTAAATCTTCATCATCCAAACCCGAGTTTGTTTTAAGATGGGTATGCACAAGACGAACTTCAGATAACCTGTTTAGAGCACGTCTTTCGACATTGGGCATCGGTATTGATTGAGCATTTCCTACACAGACATGAACAATATGCCCTCTACGGTCAATTAAAATACCTATTTGCCGTTCTATCTCATGGGATAATTCACATAACGTTCTACTTATTTCAACCGAGATAATACGTGATGGAACAGGCTTTCTATTTTTCAGGGATTCAAGTTTTTTAATTTGACTTGCTTTTAAACCATGAATATTACCAGTTATCAGAATATTCGACCTCCTTCAATAACAACGCTCATAATGTATTAATACACTTATATTATACTCTCTCAAATAATTATTTTTTCAATACTTATAACGTATTCAGGACTTGGAAAATTACTTCTATAAAACCTACTCATCCACTGCAGGCAGAAACCATACTGGATTAATGGCGGTATCTTCCTTTCTTATTTCATAATGCAAATGTGCAGTGGTTACCCTGCCTGTTGCCCCAGACAGCCCAATCACATCACCTTCTTTAACTTCATCTCCTTCTTTAACACATATTTTACTCAGATGAGCATAGGCACTATTAATTCCGTCTGCATGCTCTACTACAATTAATAAACCATACCCATGCATTGTACATGCTAAACGAACAACACCATCTGCTGTTGCTACCACTGGTGTTCCTGTTGGAACTATAATATCAATACCCTTATGAACTCTTGAGCCACTTCCACCCCTACTCCTCACACTACCGAACCATGAACTTATATGACCAGAGCCATCTTTTATAGGCCAAATATGCGGAATCTCCTTTGTAAAATCAATGCCTTCGGGTGGTGTTGAATTATTTTCTACTGTATTCTCAATCTCTGACGAACCTTCCACGTGCTCCTCTTCTTCGTTCATAAAAACACGATATAATAGAGATGAAGGAACACACTCTTCTTCTGGTTTATTTAACGACACACTGGAAGTATCTTTTTCACATTCTTTTAAGTGTTGACAGCCATAAAACCCAAATACCAATACAGACATAACAATAACCGTTTTTAAAGGAAGTTTCAAACCCATAATCTTACACTCCACTCCCCTGTATGCAATCTTGCATTTTTTTAAGTCCTGTTTCTGCAACTATTTTTAAGTCCTGTTTCCAATATTCTCTATTGAATATCTCTAAAGACAAACAGCCTGTATATCCTATTTTCTTTAACGTTTTCAAAACATCCTTCAAAGGCAAAATTCCATCCCCTGGATAAATACGATGTGCATCGCCTTGTTCCTCCCTTGGAACATCTCCAGGAACATCATTCCAATGGAAATGCCCAATAAGATTGCCCTGAACCAATTCAAGACCTGAGAACCCAGAACCACCACGAAATAGGTGGAATGTATCCGCAATAATACAAGCCCTCGGGTCATCTGCATCAATTGCAATGGCACACGCTTGGCCAAAACGATATACCCCTTTAAAAAATCCCACAAATTCGACCGCTACACGAATTCCAAACTCCTCTTCACCTATTTTTAGTAATTCTTTATAACAACGGGCACACCATTTCAAATCGATATTCTCCCTATCAGGTGCAGGAATAGAAGCAACATGTTTTGACCCTACTGCTGATGCCATCCTCATTCGATTTCGTGTAACTTCTAACGATGCCTTAAAATTATCCTCTCCATCTGGCATGGAATCCCATAAGCCAATCACATTAGGGACAATCAATCCCAAATCTTCTATCTCTTTCCCTAAATCTTTCAAATTTCCGCCCTGTTTCTCATATTCCTCGAGTTCACTAATCCATGGCTCTATACCGTCCCACTTTGTCTCATGGGCAATCCTGATTTTATCCTTCAACGTAGCTGGACGTATCGTGCTGGTATTTAGAACAACTGGCCACGGACTTATACCTCCTTGGAAACGCTTTTCTTCTTTGATTTCTTTTTGAGATGATGTATCAGTATGTCCCTTTTGATGTACCGCAAGAGCACCTAAACCTAATGCACATGTTTTTATAAAATCTCTTCTTATTGTTTTCATAATTGTTCCTCTTCAAAATTTCTCTTTATATTTCTAAAAGCATACTAAAAAATCCACTTAAAATCCAAACCAAAATCCCTTTTGAAAGATAAATAGAAATCCAATTATAATAACCCTATTAAAACCTATAACTTTTATCTATAATAGTACTAGGAGATATAACATGAATTCAAAAATATTTGTTTGTTTAATAACTTTTGCCCTATGTTCAATTACAGTTGCAACGAGCACACATTCTGAGTCATTAGATAAAATGAAAATCTTGGTGAAATCCAGTGATTATCAAATGGTAAACCCTGTGATTTCCTTACCGTGCAAAGAAACATTACCCGATAATAAAATTGTAACGGTACTTCATCCAAAAACAGGAAAAGAATTCCCTGCTACCATTCACAATGGAGAGTTCACGTTTATCCCTGATGACATAGCTCCAAATTCAGAATGTATTTATGAGGTTCGCGTAAAAGATAAAACTCCAGATTATGTTTATCATGTTCAGATTACTCCTGGAGAGAAACCCGACACTATTAAGGTAGAAATTGACAAAAAACTGTTTACAGTCTACCATTACGGGAAGGAGTGGAAAAAGCCTTTTCTCTGGCCATTACTTTCTGAAAATCAGGTTACCATTACAAGAGATTACCCGATGAACCCTGAAGGCACTCCAAAATTCGCTCAGGACCATCCACATCATAAATCTTTTTGGACTGCTTACGGCAATATAAATGATGTTAATCTCTGGACAGAAGAAGAGGGAACTGGGATACAACGCGTTGAAAACGTAAGTTATCGCTCTGGCGATGCCTATGGATGGATAATTAGCAACAATAAATGGTGCGATAAAGACGGAAATTATGTAATTACAGAAAATCGAGAATATCGATTTTATACAACTCCCGAGAAAGGTCGTCTTTTTGATGCCTTCGTCTCATTTACAGCGGAAGAAAAAGATGCGGTATTCAAAGATACCAAGGAAGGAGGTATCGTTTCTGCAAGAATGCACCCAGATATCTCTACAAAAGGTATAATCACAATCGCAAGTGGTGAGACTGGAGAAGATAAAGTTTGGGGAAAACCAACGCCATGGTGTGATTATTCCGCAGAACTCAAAGATATTGGCTGGAGAGGTTTGGCAATCTTTGATAATCCTTCAAACCTCCGCTATCCGACAAGCTGGCATGTACGTAAGTATGGCTTGTTCGCTGCAAATTGCTTTGGCTATTCCAATTTCCGCGATAAAGATTATAATAAACCTCTTCTACCCGAAAACGGTGATTATACAATTAAAAAAGGAGATACATTATCTTTTCGTTATAGGATGTATGTCCATTCTGGTAACGTGACTGATTCTATGGTAAAAGAACACGCACGGAATTTTCAGGAGACTATAAAAGCAGAGTGGACAAAATAAAACTATTTTGCTTCATTAGAAATGTCCAATAGGTCAGACTCCCGTGTGAAACGTACCCGTTATACCCCTTATTTATTCGCCTCTTGTGCTAAACGTTGGGCTTTAATCCTCATTAATTGACTGGTCGTTGAACGTTCCATCTCATCTAATTTATTCTTAATAAACTTAATAGTCTCTTTCATTCTCGGTATTAATGTATGTTCCAATGCATTAACTCTCCTACGCGTCTTCTCTATTTCCTGACATAGCCTACGAACAGTTTCTTCCAATTCTGCCATTTTTAACAGTTTTGGCAAAAATTCCTTCATCTGGGTAATTGCTTTGTCTAATTCTGATGAGGTGTGGATTAATGAATAGCCCCCTTCACTTTTCCCAAATGTAATTTCCAATTTCGGAATCTGAACACTCATTAATCTTTGTGTTTTTATCTCAATTTTCATCTCTTGACGTGTTGATTCCAGAGCATCTTCGACAATCAATCGTGATGAGGTTGCCTCTGCCAACACGAATAATTTCAGAACTTGAGGCAATTCATCATCAACCTCTAATCTTGCCTTTTTATATTCAGCGGTAATACGCCCGAAATCCTTCATTAAACCATCTAACTTATCTTTTAATAACTTATGACCACGTTGAGCAACAACAAGTCTCTTACGTAGCCTAAGTAATTCCATTCGTGTTGGGTTAACTGCTAATCGCATACGACAACCTTATTAGAAACTTTATTTGTTTTCTGGATAGTATTTTTCTATAAATTCAGGTTTTACTCGTTTCAATTCAGATTTTGGTAACATCCCGAGTAATTCCCATCCGATTCGCAAACTATCTTCAATACTACGGTTCTCGTCTTCACCTTGCCTTATGAACCTATCCTCAAACGCATCTGCGAACTTCACATACAATAAATCAATATCGCTCAATGCCGATTCCCCTAAAACTACGGCTAATTCTTTTGCATTTTTACCGCGTGCATACGCCGCATATAACTGATTCATGACATTAGCATGGTCTTCACGTGTCTTTCCTACACCGATACCTTTATCCTTCAAACGTGATAGTGAAGGCAAAACATCCACAGGTGGGTAAATCCCTTGTGCATGTAAGGAACGACTTAAAATAATCTGCCCTTCTGTAATATACCCTGTTAAGTCAGGGATAGGATGAGTTTTATCATCCTCAGGCATGGTTAACACAGGCAATTGTGTAATAGAACCATTTTTCCCCTTTATTCTGCCTGCTCGTTCATAAATCGTACTCAAGTCTGTGTATAAATAACCAGGATAACCACGCCTACCTGGCACCTCTTTTCGTGCCGCGGAGATTTCACGTAAGGCTTCACAATAATTTGTAAGGTCAGTTAATATAACCAACACATGCATATCTTTTTCAAAGGCTAAGAATTCCGCCACAGTTAACGCCATACGTGGGACTGCGATACGTTCAATAGCAGGGTCATCTGCAAGGTTAATAAACAAAACTGCCCGTTCAAGAGCCCCTGTTCTACGAAAGTCATTAATGAAAAATTCGGATTCTTCGAAGGTAATACCCATTGTAGCGAATATAACGGCGAACTTCTCGCCTGTCTTCAATACTCTTGCTTGTCGTGCTACCTGTGCCGCCATTCTTGAATGTGGCAAACCTGAACCTGAGAAGAAGGGCAATTTCTGCCCACGAACCAGCGGATTTAGTAAATCGATAGTTGAAATACCCGTTTGAATAAACTCGTTAGGATAGTCACGAGCAAAAGGATTCATTGGATTACCATTAACATTTAACCATTTTTCGGGAATAATTGGAGGCCCGTCATCAATGGGTCTTCCGAATCCATCAAAAACTCTACCCAACATATCTTCAGATACACCTAACTCTACACCTTTACCCAAAAACTTCACAGTTACTCCCTGGGGAGCCAAACCACTGGTTCCTTCAAACACCTGAACCACTGCTTTATCTTTATTAACCTCTAATACCTGACCCCGTCGGGTAGTCCCATCGTCCAGACGAATATCTGTTAGTTCACCGAAGGTAATGCCTTCAACACCTTCTACCAACATTAATGGACCGATTATTTCTTTTACTGTGCGATATTCTTTTGTAATCACGGTCGTTCACCTCACTCTGTTTGAGTTAATTTCCATTTTATTAAGATAACAATGCTTTAACTTGTTCCGAAATTTTATTTCGTAAACCATCAAACTGGTCTAACTTATCTTCACGTATCATCTTTGCCTTTGAAATTTCCTCTAATACAGGCAAATTCAATAACTTTGTTAATGGCACACCTTTTTGCAATGCAGGACGAACTTCATCGTAGTAGTATAAAATGGTATATAACAGTTGAAATTGTTTTAACATGGAGGAATATGTATCGATTTCATCAAATGCATTCTGATGTAAAAAGTCTTCTCTTATCATTTTTGCCGCCTGCATAAGTAAGCGGTCTTCCGCAGGTAATGCATCCATACCTACCAAACGAACTAATTCTTCTAATTCAGCTTCCCTCTGTAAAATTGCCATTGCTCGTCTACGAACTTCAGACCATTTGGGATTATAGTTCTCATTTGCATACTTATCAACAACTTCCTGATATAGTGAATAAGAGGTTAACCAGTTAATAGCAGGGAAATGTCTTGCAAACGCTAATTTATCATCTAACCCCCAAAAAACCTTCACTACACGCAAGGTAGCCTGCACAACAGGTTCGGAGAAATCACCGCCTGGGGGAGAAACTGCACCAATTAAAGATAGTGTTCCATTTCTTTTATCTGAGCCTAAACAAATCACATTTCCCGACCGTTCATAGAAACTCGCAATCCGTGTCCCTAAGTATGCAGGATAACCTTCTTCACCTGGCATTTCTTCTAAACGTCCTGACATTTCACGCATGGCTTCTGCCCACCGACTTGTTGAGTCAGCCATCAAAGCCACACTATATCCCATATCGCGGAAATATTCCGCAATTGTGATTCCCGTGAATACACTCGCTTCACGAGCAGCCACAGGCATGTTTGATGTATTAGCTATTAACACCGTTCGTTCCATAAGTGGTTCGCCCGATTCAGGGTCTTTTAACTCGGGGAATTCCATAAGCACGTCTGTCATTTCATTTCCGCGTTCACCGCAACCTACATACACCACAATACTTGCATTAGCCCATTTTGCTAACTGATGTTGAACCACGGTCTTTCCACTACCGAATGGACCAGGAACGCATGCAGTTCCTCCTTTCGTCATCGGGAAAAACATATCCAATACCCGTTGCCCTGTGGTCAAGGGTTCTAATGGCGGGAGTTTCTTTGCTACTGGTCTCGGCTGACGAACAGGCCAACGTTGAACCATAGTTAATTCACGTAGACCTTTCTCAGTTTCAATAACCGCTATTACCGTATCTACATTACCTTCTACGGGTCCTATCTTCTTTACTGTTCCTTCTACACCATGAGGAACCATTATTTTATGAACAACCAACTTTGTCTCACGAACAGTCCCCAAAATATCGCCAGGTACAACGTGGTCACCTACCTTAGCCACTGGTTCAAATTTCCAAATCATGGTACGGTCTAAGGAAGGACTTTCTGCCCCACGGACAATATACTCACCAAATTGTGCTGCTATTTTATCTAAGGGACGCTGTACTCCATCATAAATAGACCGAATCAATCCGGGTCCTAATTCTACGCTTAATGCTTCTCCTGTCCTGAATACAGGTTGTCCCGGACCAATACCTCCGGTCTCTTCATACACCTGTATGGAATAATCTTCTCCACGTATTTCAATAATTTCGCCAAACAATTTGGCATTTCCGACCCGAACCATTTCATACATACGTGCACCGGACAAACCACGCGCAACTACTAACGGTCCGGATACTTTAACAACTTCACCCTGAATGTTTGTGCTCATATTCTATTTCCCTAATGTTCCTTATTTTTATTCATCATATAATTTATTTCACATATATTTTTATTATTTATTTTCATCAGGATTGTTCCTCTTTACCGAGCATATCTACTCCAATGGAATACTCTATCTGACGCTTCAACTCTTTAAAGCCCAGATGGATACTTCCTTTATGTGTAGGTATTGTCGTAATAACAGCATTGCTAATTAAACGATAATCCTGAATAAGTTCTTTCGATTCCTGAGCAAGTTCTTCTGTAATCAAGATAATTTCTGCCCCACCATCTTGTTGTATTTGCTGAAATGCCCTCTGCAGGTCGTTCGGCGTCAAGGCATGAAATACTTCAAAACCTGCGGATTTAAATCCTTGAATTAAACTTTTTTCACCTATAACATACGCTTTATACATACGTTTGCCTTATCCTATCTTTCAACATTGCTGAGGGCAAGCCATTCAGCTTCCCACTAATAAGCAGTTTTAAGTTAAATGCCTCAACATGCATTCCCCAACAAAAAGCTCCAACTCGCTCAGGACCCATTGTTTGTAATTTTGCATGTTTAACATAGTTCGTAAGTAAATCTGAGGTCATTTGTTCAAACTTCGGAATTTGTTCATCCTCACTTAAGTCTAAACATTCACGCCATATATCTCCTACAATTCCTGGGATAACTCCACCCCAAGACCGAAGTTCATTTATACTACACAACTCACCGACAAGATGATTAAATGGCTCAATAGGCAGAAGATATTGTTGAAACATTTTCAAGTTATGCCCTGCCTTCAATGCACGCCACAATACAACTATTAATTTCGACAAAATTCTAAGTTCAGACCAATCTTTTAATAGTGGACAATCTAATTGTGAAATAAGATCTAAATAATGCCTCAAATAACTACCATCTAAAACAATGTCTGTAATCAGCGGATTTTCAGATTGAACCCCTGCAGGATTACATATCGCCGTTATTGCTGGACGGATAACCTCTGGGAATAACGATGGATTAGCGGAAGCAATTTCTGCAAGTCGTGATTCGGTAAAAATATTTTTAGGGAAAAGAGGATTTTTGCCGTTTATTGCTCGTTTTAGGTTTACATAATCTTCACTTAATAAAAATACATCCGTAATCTCTGGTGAAGGACATGCTTTCTTTAATTCATATATCTGAGCATGAACATAATTATCAATTATCGTGCTCCAGTCCTCCCACGTCTCTGCCCCAGGAACCATAAACTCACGTAATGTTGTCTCTTGAAGACGATGTAATACGTCCTCTGGCTTCTCGATACTTCCAAGATTCATAAAAAAGTCATAGGACATTAACCGCCCTTCTAATACGCTGATTTGTCCACATACAAATCCCCAACGATGTTGTCCTTTCGAAAGGGCTTTCAAACACCTACTCCTTCTTGTTTCCTAAATTAAGTGTTCTCACTAAATAACTTCTGTGCAATGACTGGGACTAATTCCCGTTGTAAATCTGCCAAAAGAGTATCTATCGTCTGGTCAATCTGGAAGCCTTTACCGATAAACAAAAAACCTCCACGTGCAGGGAGATAATTTTGTTCATCAATTGTAATGGCACCTGCTCCCTTTTGAGCATTCCAGTTAGTAACCAAGGTTTTAAATATATTCAAATCGTCTTTATGGACTCGAAGAATGCCGTTAGACTCATTGGCAATGGCACGTTCCATTAACTTCTGCATTAATTGCTGATATTCATTTCCAGGGATACGAAGTATTTCCTGCTTCGCTTTTTGAAACACTTGATTTATTATCTGATTCTTTTCTTTTAGAATCTCTTTATTGATTTGTCCCTGAACCTGAACTAATTTACGTGCCATCTCTTCATCAATATTGCGAATAGCAGTTTGATACTGCCGTTCCGCTTTTTCCTCGGCATTTCTCTGAGCAGATTTCTTTTTTTCGTCGGCTTCTTTTTGTGCGGCTTTTATAATCAATTCCGCTTCATGCTGAACTGATTCTAATACCGCTTTATTAATTTCTTCTAATGCCATTGTTTTTTCCTTACAATGGATACAGTAAGATGTTATTCTTATTGTCCACGAATATATGCAGTTACATTATTATCAGCAGTTAACCAGTTAATAGCAAGGATAGCCACTAACAATGCTACCACAGCATACGTTTCTACCATAGCAGGCAATATAACAGAGCGACCAAATGCCTCGGGTCTTCGTGCAACTAATGAAATACTTGCCGCTGACGCTTCACCCTGCCATTGGGCGGAGAAATACAATGCAAGTCCAACTCCTAATCCCAAAACGAACAGGGCTAACCCTGTCCCAGGTGTGATTATCATCTGTCCGGAGATTAAACCTGAACGGACAAAGATAAGTATGGCAGTAATAAATCCATAGAACCCTTGCGTTCCAGGCAATGCCAGTAGCACCAATAGTCTTCCAAAAAGGTCCGGTTTTTCGCTTAACACGCCACCTACCGCTTGAGAAGCGATACCAATTCCTTTTCCGGACCCGGAGCATCCTAAACCTACGGCTAAACCTGCTCCTGCGATTGCTAATCCACGACCAATTTCGATTGCAAGTGCGTTATCCATACACTTATCTCCATGTTTTAACGGTTATCAGTTGATTTATTCCATTTACATTTATTTTCATTTTATTTTTTCTCATCAGAACTTACTAAAATTGCATTTTCAGAGTTAAAACCTAACGGTTCGAACGCCTTTCCACCACCTTCGTAGAAGCGACCAAAGAATTCAACTAAAATAAGACGCATTGAGTGCACAAAAGCACCCATTACGCTAATCAGGAAATTAAACATGTGTCCAATAACCAAAGCAAAAATAAATATGAAAAACCCTACATAAGGGATGGGGCGTACAAGATTCGCAATCATGTTGAAAGACATAGCCACTATAGAGGTAGTTAATCCTAATGCCAATAAACGGCAATACGACATCGTGTCACCAATAAATGCGGTGATACCATAACTACCTACAATACCGTAAAGACTAATTAACCCTGTAATAAATCGGGCAATTGGGTTTGTCTGGTCGCGTCCCTGAGTTAAGACTAACCCTAATGCTCCTAACCCAAATAATGCGATACCAAGCCAATTCAACCACACTGGTGGAGTAATAAACATACCACTAACGATGATAATAAAGCCAGGCAAAGCGATAAGCCATAATAATCCGTCCATAATTGCTCCTGCTTTATCACCTCGCTTTGCCATACCATACATTTTCAAACCGATGCCAAAAAATTGATTTACAATCCCAATAAACAAAGCAAAAAGCAATAATACTACTGGCTGGTCCATTGGATTTAGTATTGTCGTTTTTTCAATTACCCTCTGGAAAATATTATTTTCACCTAAATATTCAGGTTTATATAAATCACCAAAAAAAGAACCTAATAGAAAACCGAATAAAATTGTCGGTAAGGAGGCAAAAAATAGTAATTTTGAAAAATTATATATACCTTCATAAGGTTTGGTTCGTCTCATAAGGTAAAGACTTGCTAATAACAAAATCAGCCCATAAGCCACATCGCCGAAGCATATCCCAAAAAATAAGTAAAACCCCCACATCAAATAAGGTGATGGGTCAAAGAAATCATAAGGAGGTAAACCATACATATTAATTAACATCTGGACAGGACGTACTAATGGGGGTAATGTAATACTTATTGGAACATCTTCCCCTGGTGCAGGGTCATCTACTAATATCGAAACTTCCGGCATCTCAGACTTCAATGTCTGACTTAATTTTTCCAAGTCCCTTTCACGAACATAACCTGTTAATATCTGGATATACTTTCCCTCAACTGCTAATGTTTTGGACATAACCATCCGTTTTTTATTGTCCCAATAAGCCTTCAATACCTCGACTGTCCGACGGTGAACAGACAGTTTATGTGCTTTATTTGCAATTTCTTGGGCTTGCACACGTAACCCTGCCAGATCTGCCTTAAGTTCTCGGATATGGTCACGAACAGTTCCAAAAATTTCTGGTAATACAATCTCTTCGAAGCCATTTTCCCTTAAAACTTTTTGAACTTCTTCAATATCCATAGGTAAACATGCTACAAGTACCCAAACCTCATCCTTGGCTGTGTATTTTGGAATATCATTAACTTCCCCTGTTTGCCGATAACACGTTCCATGATGTACCAATTCTATTGCCGTTTTTTTGTTTAACGAACCCTTATTAATCAATTCCAAATAAGAAGCATAAGAAATCTTGCCAAATAAAAGTTTTACCCTTTTTGTGCTCTTAAAATCGCGAATGGTAAACGGTAAATCTTCAAACGGTTCTAATTCCACAATTTGATTTTCAATTGTGGATATAGCCCTCTCCACCTTCCGATATTCTACATCAAGGTCTTGTGCTACACGAAAAACTTCTTCTAAATTAAACTTATGAAGAGCATTATCCAATTCCTCTTTGGTAATTAATAACGGAACAGGTGCCAAACCCTGAATAAATCCTTTTACTACAGGAGCAAAAATATCCAACAAAGATAAAATCGTTTGTATTTTCTGTAAATTTGTATCAATTTCTTCTGTTACAATATCAGGCCGTTTTAAGCACTCTTTCAATTCAGGATAATTAGTTAGAACATCCGTTACTTCATAAATGCCCAAACTGTGCAACGTTTTAAGCAACCGCTGTGATGCCTTCTTTG includes these proteins:
- a CDS encoding V-type ATP synthase subunit I — its product is MAIDRMKKVTLLSPKKASQRLLKTLHSLGIYEVTDVLTNYPELKECLKRPDIVTEEIDTNLQKIQTILSLLDIFAPVVKGFIQGLAPVPLLITKEELDNALHKFNLEEVFRVAQDLDVEYRKVERAISTIENQIVELEPFEDLPFTIRDFKSTKRVKLLFGKISYASYLELINKGSLNKKTAIELVHHGTCYRQTGEVNDIPKYTAKDEVWVLVACLPMDIEEVQKVLRENGFEEIVLPEIFGTVRDHIRELKADLAGLRVQAQEIANKAHKLSVHRRTVEVLKAYWDNKKRMVMSKTLAVEGKYIQILTGYVRERDLEKLSQTLKSEMPEVSILVDDPAPGEDVPISITLPPLVRPVQMLINMYGLPPYDFFDPSPYLMWGFYLFFGICFGDVAYGLILLLASLYLMRRTKPYEGIYNFSKLLFFASLPTILFGFLLGSFFGDLYKPEYLGENNIFQRVIEKTTILNPMDQPVVLLLFALFIGIVNQFFGIGLKMYGMAKRGDKAGAIMDGLLWLIALPGFIIIVSGMFITPPVWLNWLGIALFGLGALGLVLTQGRDQTNPIARFITGLISLYGIVGSYGITAFIGDTMSYCRLLALGLTTSIVAMSFNMIANLVRPIPYVGFFIFIFALVIGHMFNFLISVMGAFVHSMRLILVEFFGRFYEGGGKAFEPLGFNSENAILVSSDEKK